The following coding sequences lie in one Desulfatiglans sp. genomic window:
- a CDS encoding ComF family protein, whose amino-acid sequence MVNIRPMQIPGRWRAGYALDYHTLSSTYLGVDEYGHAIYDTKRSEIGELLYRLKYRSDKSVINELVEIVARFVSEWNPGVTILIPVPPSRTRADQPVQIIAERLGMSIGIPVDLNIIKRVIETPELKNVYNYDERIRLLNGSYKVDKSGIKEQKILLFDDLYRSGATMNAVTSMLYDEGVAEEVYALALTRTRSRS is encoded by the coding sequence ATGGTTAACATTAGACCAATGCAAATTCCCGGTCGATGGCGCGCAGGGTATGCGCTGGATTACCATACACTTAGCAGCACATATCTTGGTGTAGATGAATACGGCCATGCGATATATGACACTAAAAGAAGTGAGATCGGTGAACTGCTATATCGTCTCAAATACCGCTCGGACAAGAGTGTTATTAATGAACTTGTTGAAATCGTTGCAAGATTTGTTAGCGAATGGAATCCGGGTGTGACCATTCTCATTCCTGTTCCACCCTCACGAACGCGAGCTGATCAGCCTGTACAAATAATTGCCGAAAGGCTTGGCATGTCAATAGGCATTCCTGTTGACCTGAATATTATAAAGCGAGTAATTGAAACTCCCGAACTTAAGAATGTGTATAATTATGATGAAAGGATACGCCTCCTTAATGGTTCCTATAAGGTCGATAAATCAGGCATTAAGGAACAGAAGATTCTCTTATTCGATGACTTGTACCGTTCAGGAGCTACAATGAATGCGGTTACCTCAATGCTTTATGATGAAGGAGTCGCAGAAGAGGTATATGCCCTGGCCCTTACTCGAACCAGGAGTAGATCATGA
- a CDS encoding DEAD/DEAH box helicase family protein: MADKFLYEELDAVSKMGFLKKEIPDYLKDNLNPEFELRPYQEEAFARFFHCFDNEFPGKEWPLHFLFNMATGSGKTLIMAGLILYLYAKGYRNFLFFVNSTNIIEKTKDNFLNPVSSKFLFSENIRIDNSRITVTPVANFEGVNENDINICFTTIQKLHSDLTTEKENSLTYEDFKNKKIVLLSDEAHHMNVRTRAQKDIVEVNWENTVERIFNQDEDNLLLEFTATLDYSNSFINDKYRSKVLYRYDLRQFRNDGYSKDVYIIQADFEENDRIIQALILNQYKQEVAAKNRINLKPVILFKAQKTIAQSLENKANFHSLIEKLSEKDIKRIREKSDIPLVKKAFRFFNEYKITDNQLTERLRKEFDKSRCISVNEETEKENQQILLNSLEDRDNRIRAIFAVQKLNEGWDVLNLFDIVRCYTARDSKGNMPGKTTIAEAQLIGRGARYFPFVSGESNSRYQRKYDKNLEHEMRVLEELHYHSVSDSRYISELRTALIEEGMMDEREIVKSLELKEGFKQTDFYKNGLIYLNERIGNDYVNIRSLNDMGIKKKNFEYTLASGRGLTDALLTGNGNSKKVAETGRQDLKVKNMPKHVVRNAIARNRFFTFNNIKKYFPHVLSMQQFIDSNDYLGGLEITFQGLSQDLFSLSNRAQLDGLTGLLEQIEAELKKNATDYIGTEEFKVSQVSAVFTNTTLKLSEGSERADGDEQFVMDKDWYVFNANYGTSEEKAFVRMLERQMVALKEKYDGIYLLRNERHFKIYSFSDGQAFEPDFVLFLREKNGNLLTYQIFIEPKGKHLKEHDKWKQDFLKEITEKFKDKTLEFKTQSKTQRYRLVGVPFYNNEDENRFRQSLFDVVVT, from the coding sequence ATGGCTGACAAGTTTTTATATGAGGAACTTGATGCTGTCTCTAAAATGGGTTTCCTCAAAAAGGAAATCCCCGATTATCTCAAAGACAACCTGAACCCGGAATTTGAGCTCCGGCCATATCAGGAAGAGGCGTTTGCCCGCTTCTTTCACTGCTTTGACAATGAATTTCCCGGCAAGGAGTGGCCTCTCCATTTCCTGTTCAACATGGCGACCGGGAGCGGCAAGACGCTTATAATGGCCGGGCTTATCCTTTACCTTTATGCAAAGGGCTACCGGAATTTCCTGTTCTTTGTCAACTCCACCAACATCATCGAAAAGACGAAGGATAATTTCTTAAACCCTGTTTCATCCAAATTTCTTTTTTCCGAAAATATCCGGATTGATAACAGCCGGATTACAGTAACTCCGGTTGCCAATTTTGAAGGGGTGAACGAGAACGATATCAATATATGTTTTACGACCATTCAGAAGCTGCATTCTGACCTGACCACTGAAAAGGAAAACAGCCTTACCTATGAAGACTTTAAAAATAAAAAGATAGTCCTTTTATCGGATGAAGCCCACCATATGAATGTAAGAACCAGAGCACAGAAAGACATTGTAGAAGTGAACTGGGAGAACACTGTAGAGCGGATTTTTAATCAGGACGAAGATAACCTGCTTTTGGAGTTTACAGCTACACTGGATTACAGCAATAGCTTTATTAATGACAAATACAGGAGCAAGGTACTTTACCGCTATGACCTGCGACAGTTCCGCAATGATGGTTATTCAAAGGACGTGTATATTATCCAGGCAGATTTTGAGGAGAATGACCGGATCATTCAGGCGCTTATCCTGAACCAGTATAAACAGGAGGTTGCAGCCAAAAACCGGATTAACCTGAAACCTGTGATCCTGTTCAAGGCACAGAAAACCATTGCGCAGTCGCTGGAGAACAAGGCTAATTTCCACAGCCTGATAGAAAAGCTATCTGAAAAGGATATTAAACGTATAAGGGAAAAATCGGATATTCCTCTGGTAAAAAAGGCGTTTCGATTTTTTAATGAATATAAAATTACAGACAACCAGCTTACTGAAAGGTTAAGAAAAGAGTTTGATAAAAGCCGATGCATTTCAGTGAATGAGGAAACCGAAAAGGAAAATCAGCAGATTCTATTAAATTCACTTGAGGACAGGGATAACCGGATAAGGGCCATATTTGCGGTTCAAAAACTTAATGAAGGTTGGGACGTATTAAACCTCTTTGATATTGTCAGGTGTTATACTGCAAGAGATTCAAAGGGAAACATGCCCGGTAAAACCACCATTGCCGAGGCCCAGCTTATAGGGCGCGGCGCCAGGTATTTTCCTTTTGTTTCAGGGGAGAGCAACAGCCGGTATCAACGTAAATATGACAAAAACCTTGAACACGAAATGAGGGTGCTTGAAGAGCTTCACTATCACAGTGTAAGCGATTCGCGCTATATTTCAGAACTTAGAACAGCCTTGATCGAGGAAGGCATGATGGACGAAAGGGAGATAGTTAAATCCCTGGAATTGAAAGAGGGTTTCAAACAGACCGATTTTTATAAAAACGGCCTCATCTATCTTAATGAACGCATCGGAAACGATTATGTAAATATACGCTCGTTAAATGATATGGGCATTAAAAAGAAAAACTTTGAATACACACTTGCAAGCGGCAGGGGTTTGACAGATGCCCTTCTTACAGGAAATGGCAATTCCAAAAAGGTTGCTGAGACAGGCAGGCAGGATCTAAAGGTAAAAAATATGCCGAAACATGTTGTTAGAAATGCCATTGCGAGGAACCGGTTTTTTACTTTTAATAATATAAAAAAATATTTTCCGCATGTTTTATCCATGCAGCAGTTTATAGACTCGAATGATTACCTGGGAGGGCTGGAAATTACGTTTCAGGGCCTTTCACAGGATTTATTCAGCCTGTCAAACCGGGCGCAGCTTGATGGGTTAACAGGGTTGCTTGAGCAAATTGAGGCTGAACTGAAAAAGAATGCAACCGATTACATAGGCACAGAAGAGTTTAAGGTAAGCCAGGTTTCTGCTGTTTTTACAAATACGACACTCAAGCTGTCCGAAGGAAGCGAACGCGCAGATGGCGATGAACAGTTTGTAATGGATAAGGATTGGTATGTGTTCAATGCCAACTATGGCACCAGCGAAGAAAAAGCATTTGTCAGGATGCTTGAAAGGCAGATGGTTGCACTTAAAGAGAAGTATGATGGGATATACCTTTTGAGGAATGAAAGGCATTTCAAGATATACAGCTTTTCTGATGGACAGGCCTTTGAGCCGGATTTTGTGCTTTTTTTGCGTGAGAAAAATGGTAACCTCCTGACCTACCAGATATTTATCGAGCCTAAAGGAAAACACCTTAAAGAGCATGATAAATGGAAGCAGGATTTTCTTAAGGAGATTACAGAAAAATTTAAAGATAAGACCCTTGAATTTAAAACACAAAGCAAGACACAAAGGTACAGACTTGTTGGTGTTCCTTTCTATAACAATGAAGATGAGAACAGGTTCAGACAAAGCCTTTTTGATGTTGTTGTAACTTAA
- a CDS encoding site-specific DNA-methyltransferase, with protein sequence MAKSFNEKLIERLKTDSRFVDDEGELIKAAVIDRAWKIDRELVKLLLSKPEIKSKFFDEIEGHWIFNINTFIEYISDKNFLANSYTRFRNKIGLNIDGKFLRERGEVSLVWPYKDCVLEGGQTKEEEKRKEIFFNEILAQDEIDRLFDPKVLTNWKRYTVDGEQKVTEIKRDESGTIRENLIIKGNNLLALYTLIKQFRGKVKLIIIDPPYNTGNDSFGYNDNFNHSSWLTFMKNRLEVARELLSNDGSIWINIDDDEAHYLKVLCDEIFGKENFVANVIWQKKFSPQNDARWFSDMHDHILVFAKQKEQFVLNQIARSEELNGTYSNPDGDPRGPWVSSDMTVKSYTPEYDFPITTPAGVEKTPTKGRCWFTSRENVQKLIDDNRIWFGETGKNVPRVKKFLSEVKEGVTPTTIWLHQEVGHNQEAKQEIISFGGEKFFSTPKPERLLQKILHIGSQQKDIVIDFCAGSATTAAVAHKMNRQWITVEQMDYIDTVAIERLKKVIGKKSKRVGKMFEELECDQGGISKEVNWQGGGDFIYCELMKYNEAYMDKIQAAKTTKELVALWKDIAENSFLNWYVNPEMPEEAVNDFIEIGKSEEGPSTGSGQGLEKQKKLLAELLNKNQLYVNLSEIDDADFNVSDEDKKLNQSFYGESR encoded by the coding sequence ATGGCAAAGAGTTTTAATGAAAAATTGATTGAACGGCTAAAAACAGATTCCCGGTTTGTGGATGATGAAGGGGAATTGATAAAGGCGGCAGTGATTGATCGGGCTTGGAAGATTGACAGAGAGCTGGTGAAGCTGCTGTTGAGTAAGCCGGAAATCAAGAGCAAGTTTTTTGATGAGATTGAAGGACACTGGATTTTCAACATAAACACCTTTATCGAATATATTTCCGATAAAAATTTTCTTGCCAATTCCTATACCCGTTTCAGAAATAAAATTGGCCTTAATATAGATGGCAAATTCCTGCGGGAACGCGGAGAGGTTTCTCTTGTATGGCCATATAAGGATTGTGTACTAGAAGGCGGACAAACTAAGGAAGAAGAAAAGCGCAAAGAGATATTCTTTAATGAAATACTTGCCCAGGATGAGATTGACCGGCTTTTTGACCCAAAGGTTCTGACCAACTGGAAACGATACACTGTTGATGGAGAGCAAAAGGTCACAGAAATCAAACGGGATGAAAGCGGAACCATCCGAGAAAATCTGATTATTAAGGGAAACAACCTGCTTGCACTATACACGCTTATAAAACAGTTCAGAGGAAAGGTGAAGCTGATTATTATTGATCCGCCATACAACACAGGCAATGATTCTTTCGGGTACAATGATAATTTCAATCATTCAAGCTGGCTAACATTCATGAAGAACCGGCTGGAGGTTGCAAGGGAGTTGCTTTCAAATGATGGCTCAATCTGGATAAATATAGATGATGATGAGGCACATTATCTTAAGGTGCTGTGTGATGAGATTTTTGGAAAGGAAAATTTTGTAGCAAATGTGATTTGGCAAAAGAAGTTCTCTCCTCAGAATGATGCACGTTGGTTTTCTGATATGCATGACCATATTTTGGTTTTTGCCAAACAAAAGGAGCAATTTGTCCTTAATCAAATAGCAAGGTCCGAAGAGTTAAATGGAACATATTCAAACCCTGATGGTGACCCAAGAGGGCCATGGGTATCAAGTGATATGACAGTAAAGTCATATACTCCTGAATATGATTTCCCTATTACAACACCCGCTGGTGTGGAAAAAACCCCGACAAAAGGAAGATGTTGGTTTACATCAAGAGAAAATGTTCAGAAATTAATTGATGATAACCGCATATGGTTTGGGGAAACAGGTAAAAATGTCCCAAGAGTAAAGAAATTTTTGTCTGAAGTAAAAGAGGGTGTTACCCCCACAACAATTTGGCTTCATCAGGAAGTGGGGCATAATCAAGAAGCCAAGCAAGAAATAATTTCATTTGGAGGTGAAAAGTTTTTTAGTACCCCGAAACCTGAACGTCTTCTTCAAAAAATACTTCATATAGGTTCACAACAAAAAGATATTGTAATTGATTTTTGTGCCGGTTCTGCAACCACCGCTGCTGTTGCCCACAAAATGAACCGCCAATGGATTACAGTCGAGCAGATGGATTATATTGATACCGTCGCGATTGAGCGGCTGAAAAAAGTCATAGGTAAAAAAAGTAAACGTGTCGGCAAGATGTTTGAAGAGTTAGAATGTGACCAGGGCGGCATATCTAAAGAGGTCAACTGGCAGGGTGGCGGTGATTTTATCTATTGCGAACTGATGAAATATAACGAGGCTTATATGGACAAGATTCAGGCTGCCAAAACAACAAAAGAACTTGTAGCGCTCTGGAAAGATATTGCGGAAAATTCTTTCCTTAACTGGTATGTAAACCCTGAAATGCCTGAAGAGGCTGTGAATGACTTTATTGAAATAGGCAAATCTGAAGAAGGCCCTTCGACAGGCTCAGGGCAAGGCCTGGAAAAACAGAAAAAGCTGCTGGCTGAACTGCTTAACAAGAATCAACTCTATGTTAATCTCTCGGAGATAGATGACGCAGATTTCAATGTGAGTGATGAAGATAAAAAACTGAATCAGTCATTTTATGGGGAAAGCAGGTAA
- a CDS encoding UvrD-helicase domain-containing protein, with protein sequence MKFIADLHIHSRFSRATSSALTPESLSLWGQKKGIRVIGTGDFTHPEWVKELKEKLEEVDSGLYRLKPACSKQIEGQVPSSCSSEPLFILSGEISTIYKKDGKTRKIHHLILMPDFASVEKFNSALEQVGNIRSDGRPILGLDSKILLTMMLEASDRGFFIPAHIWTPWFSLFGSKSGFDAIEECFEDLTPHIHALETGLSSDPPMNRLLSVLDKYTLVSNSDAHSPSKLGREANLFNSNLDYDSMIKAMKEKNGFEGTIEFYPEEGKYHMDGHRKCNVMLLPHDTIKNNGICPVCGKPVTVGVFHRVNELADRETPLLTKPFYSLIPLNEILSEILDSGPDTKTVVTAYEKLLNDLGPELDILLNRGIEDIEAAGGVLLARAISRMRNGEVIRHEGYDGEYGVIRLFKDSEKLELMGQKRLFAVTGTESENRQKQAVLKGLKAKKKGLKQEELKRCDDPLLYPLNEVQQEAVLHTGTHLIINAGPGTGKTLTITHKIVKETEQSNIDPSQVLALTFTNKAASEMKERVDELMPGMIKRGMSITTFHGFCLNVLREDGSSVGIIPGFSICTESDSALLADEAAKETGTGREILKKFKKTVSELKFLHATGKTPDPAFLDIIPLFDKYREKLKFYNMLDFDDLEAETLRLFRLHPETCMKYAGRYKRIFVDEYQDTNLLQSLILRQIVWDGLNLICAIGDPDQSIYGFRGADINNFHRFTADFPNPREITLTKNYRSKETILEAASHILDKEVPLIGARGKGDHIRIAECSTANEEAEMVVERIEKLLGGTSLFSLDSGRVESHETGDEELSFGDIAVLYRVNSQGDAIAEALSRAGIPFVRSGERPFTELFPVDVIMAYIRSRVSPDNLFYRERYLCKVREYNLTPDSSKETLSKENGVSGLIDEAVSIHNLDLSTEEVKRGVERLREAVSGISGALAADMLLLERGIDNSAIRGDRVAVMTIHAAKGLEWPVVFITGCEEQIIPLKIYGDCNEEEEKRLFYVGITRAKNRLILSHTKMRKINNRFVCMERSPFIDLIPAKNIKPLERGKFKPKKQERQLSLF encoded by the coding sequence ATGAAATTTATAGCTGATCTTCACATACATTCCCGGTTTTCCCGCGCCACCTCAAGCGCACTTACCCCTGAATCCCTTTCTTTATGGGGGCAGAAAAAGGGGATAAGGGTTATTGGCACTGGTGATTTTACACACCCTGAGTGGGTGAAGGAGCTTAAGGAAAAGCTTGAGGAGGTTGACTCTGGACTTTACAGGCTCAAACCCGCCTGTTCAAAACAGATAGAGGGCCAGGTGCCTTCCTCCTGTTCTTCAGAACCCCTGTTTATCCTCTCTGGTGAGATAAGCACAATATATAAAAAGGATGGCAAGACCAGAAAGATACATCACCTCATCCTCATGCCTGATTTTGCGTCGGTTGAAAAATTCAACAGTGCCCTTGAACAAGTAGGAAATATCAGGTCTGACGGCAGGCCAATCCTGGGGCTTGACTCAAAGATACTCCTGACGATGATGCTTGAGGCAAGTGACAGGGGTTTTTTTATACCTGCACACATATGGACACCATGGTTTTCTCTGTTCGGCTCAAAATCAGGGTTTGATGCCATAGAGGAGTGTTTTGAAGATTTAACGCCCCATATACATGCCCTAGAGACAGGGCTATCATCTGACCCACCCATGAACCGGCTTTTATCTGTGCTTGATAAATATACCCTTGTCTCCAATTCAGATGCCCATTCACCTTCAAAGCTTGGAAGAGAGGCAAATCTCTTTAACTCAAACCTCGACTATGACAGCATGATAAAGGCCATGAAGGAAAAAAATGGGTTTGAAGGCACAATAGAGTTTTACCCTGAAGAGGGAAAGTATCATATGGATGGCCACAGGAAGTGCAATGTGATGCTTCTCCCCCATGATACAATCAAAAACAATGGGATCTGCCCTGTATGTGGTAAACCTGTTACAGTGGGTGTCTTCCATCGTGTTAACGAACTGGCAGACCGTGAAACACCCTTGCTCACAAAACCTTTTTACAGCCTTATACCCCTTAATGAAATATTGTCGGAGATACTGGATAGCGGCCCTGATACTAAAACAGTTGTAACTGCCTATGAAAAGCTTCTTAATGACCTCGGCCCTGAGCTTGATATCCTGCTCAACCGGGGTATAGAGGATATTGAAGCGGCGGGAGGGGTTCTTCTTGCAAGGGCCATTTCCCGGATGCGTAATGGAGAGGTGATAAGGCATGAAGGGTATGACGGCGAATATGGTGTAATCCGACTGTTCAAGGATTCTGAAAAGCTCGAACTCATGGGGCAGAAGAGGCTCTTTGCGGTTACCGGCACAGAGAGTGAAAATAGACAGAAACAGGCAGTTTTAAAAGGGCTGAAGGCAAAAAAAAAAGGGCTGAAACAGGAGGAGCTAAAAAGGTGCGATGATCCCCTGCTTTACCCGCTAAATGAGGTTCAGCAGGAGGCTGTATTACATACTGGCACCCATCTCATAATAAATGCAGGGCCAGGAACCGGTAAAACATTAACCATTACCCATAAAATAGTTAAAGAGACAGAACAGAGTAATATTGATCCATCACAGGTGCTTGCCCTCACCTTTACAAATAAGGCAGCATCAGAGATGAAGGAGAGGGTGGATGAGCTTATGCCTGGCATGATAAAAAGGGGTATGAGCATCACCACCTTCCATGGTTTTTGTTTGAATGTGTTAAGGGAGGATGGAAGCTCTGTAGGTATCATCCCCGGTTTTTCTATTTGTACAGAGTCAGACTCTGCGCTGTTAGCTGATGAGGCAGCTAAAGAGACTGGTACTGGCAGGGAGATTCTCAAAAAATTTAAAAAGACGGTTTCAGAACTTAAATTTTTACACGCCACAGGTAAAACGCCTGACCCCGCGTTTTTGGATATCATCCCCCTGTTTGATAAATACAGGGAAAAACTCAAATTCTATAACATGCTCGATTTTGATGACCTAGAGGCAGAGACCCTGAGGCTCTTCAGGCTGCATCCTGAAACATGCATGAAATATGCAGGCAGGTATAAGCGTATCTTTGTTGATGAATACCAGGACACAAACCTGTTACAGTCTCTTATACTGAGGCAGATTGTTTGGGATGGCCTGAACCTTATATGTGCAATAGGAGACCCTGACCAGTCCATATATGGTTTCAGGGGTGCTGATATCAATAACTTTCACAGGTTTACTGCTGATTTCCCAAACCCCCGTGAGATAACGCTCACAAAAAATTACAGGTCTAAGGAAACAATACTTGAGGCGGCCTCACACATTCTGGATAAGGAGGTGCCGCTTATCGGTGCAAGGGGAAAGGGAGATCATATCCGCATAGCTGAATGCAGCACCGCTAATGAAGAGGCGGAGATGGTGGTGGAGAGAATTGAAAAGCTGCTTGGCGGCACAAGCCTGTTTTCACTGGATAGCGGCAGGGTAGAGTCCCATGAGACAGGGGATGAGGAGTTAAGTTTTGGTGACATAGCAGTGCTATACCGGGTCAATTCACAGGGTGATGCTATCGCAGAGGCATTATCAAGGGCAGGCATCCCGTTTGTCAGATCGGGTGAAAGGCCATTTACAGAGCTATTCCCAGTTGATGTAATCATGGCATACATCAGGTCAAGGGTCTCGCCTGATAACCTCTTTTACAGGGAGAGATACCTCTGTAAGGTCAGGGAGTATAACCTCACGCCGGACAGTTCAAAAGAGACATTATCAAAAGAAAATGGCGTTTCCGGGTTAATAGATGAGGCTGTTTCTATCCATAACCTTGACCTTTCAACAGAAGAGGTGAAAAGGGGTGTAGAAAGATTAAGGGAGGCGGTATCAGGGATATCCGGGGCTCTTGCAGCAGATATGCTCTTACTTGAAAGGGGCATAGACAACAGCGCTATCAGGGGTGACAGGGTGGCTGTCATGACCATCCATGCTGCAAAGGGGCTCGAATGGCCTGTGGTGTTTATAACAGGGTGTGAGGAGCAGATCATTCCGCTCAAGATATATGGCGATTGTAATGAAGAAGAGGAGAAGAGGCTCTTTTATGTTGGTATCACAAGGGCAAAAAACAGGCTCATACTATCTCATACGAAGATGAGAAAGATTAATAACAGGTTTGTCTGTATGGAGCGGTCACCATTTATTGATTTGATCCCAGCAAAGAATATAAAGCCCCTTGAACGGGGGAAATTTAAACCTAAAAAACAGGAAAGGCAGTTGTCATTGTTTTGA
- a CDS encoding BrnT family toxin translates to MNFEWDIDKAKKNLKKHHVAFSEAVTIFNSELHISIYDPDHSEQEDRYLTIGISSSGRFLIVAHMDRGENTRIISARELTRKERIEYEKEIKRRNR, encoded by the coding sequence ATCAACTTTGAATGGGATATTGATAAAGCAAAAAAGAATCTTAAAAAGCATCATGTTGCTTTCAGTGAAGCTGTAACTATTTTTAATAGTGAATTACATATAAGTATATATGATCCAGACCATTCGGAGCAGGAAGACAGATATCTAACTATCGGGATTTCTTCCTCGGGTCGGTTTTTAATAGTTGCACATATGGATAGAGGCGAAAACACACGCATCATAAGCGCACGGGAACTCACCCGAAAGGAGCGTATAGAGTATGAAAAAGAAATCAAAAGACGAAACCGTTGA
- a CDS encoding radical SAM protein, translated as MDYTYLFKKCELCPRKCGRDRTLPGSEKKTFCRQNSQLRVAHIGPHFGEEPPISGTLGSGTIFFSGCSLRCTFCQNHQISLDGSGDIMTQEEFYIKTKAMIDECRVHNINFVTPDHFFPYTFRLVEQLRENRYNLPILYNTSGYQSIALLKLAEEFADIYMPDYKYSVPEIAKRNSRCIDYPQTALDAIAEMIRQKGFLDSSSENNDVASKGVLVRHLILPGKIENSIHALDSLFLEFGQSLPLSLMSQYHPVLRHDDPDMNRFLSVDEFDAVYSHALELGFKNMFVQFPSGYNSMPEEQSEFLPDFNDESPFKGNRGR; from the coding sequence ATGGATTACACATACCTTTTTAAAAAATGCGAATTGTGTCCCAGAAAATGCGGGAGAGATCGAACCTTACCCGGTTCTGAAAAAAAAACATTCTGCAGACAAAATAGTCAACTCCGTGTGGCCCATATCGGCCCTCACTTTGGTGAGGAGCCACCCATATCAGGAACCCTTGGTTCAGGCACCATTTTTTTCAGCGGGTGTTCCCTGAGGTGCACATTCTGTCAGAACCACCAGATATCCCTTGATGGTTCAGGAGATATAATGACGCAGGAAGAATTCTACATAAAGACAAAGGCGATGATAGATGAGTGCAGGGTGCATAATATCAATTTTGTTACACCTGACCATTTTTTCCCATATACATTCAGGCTTGTTGAGCAATTAAGGGAGAATAGGTACAACCTGCCGATCCTGTATAACACGTCAGGGTATCAATCAATCGCGCTATTAAAATTGGCAGAAGAGTTTGCAGATATCTATATGCCTGATTATAAATATTCAGTCCCGGAGATTGCCAAAAGAAATTCCAGATGTATCGACTATCCTCAAACGGCCCTTGATGCAATAGCAGAGATGATAAGGCAGAAGGGTTTTCTTGATTCGTCATCGGAAAATAATGATGTTGCCTCAAAGGGTGTGCTGGTGAGGCACCTGATACTCCCTGGGAAGATAGAAAATTCCATACATGCACTTGATTCGCTATTCCTGGAATTCGGGCAGTCACTGCCCCTCAGTCTTATGTCACAGTATCACCCTGTATTAAGGCATGATGACCCTGATATGAACCGGTTTCTCTCTGTTGATGAGTTTGATGCAGTCTACTCCCATGCCCTTGAACTGGGATTCAAGAATATGTTTGTACAGTTCCCGTCAGGGTATAACAGCATGCCAGAAGAACAATCGGAATTTTTACCTGACTTTAATGATGAATCACCTTTTAAAGGAAATAGGGGCAGGTAA
- a CDS encoding formylmethanofuran dehydrogenase: METFETLLEGSAKAHGHLCPGQVVGVRMAMLGCRLIGLDNPQRIDQLKKLIVFVEMDRCTADAVAYVTGVKLGRRSLKFTDYGIMAATFLNLETNEAYRIISTEESRNLTSEYAPEIDKKVPQQIAAYKRMPDKVLFRVQKVRIPCMDNEMPGPTKKKAVCVKCGQVVRDGKEIMKEGKPYCRPCSSGAYFTDPVDINIDEV; the protein is encoded by the coding sequence TTGGAAACATTTGAAACTTTACTTGAAGGCTCTGCAAAGGCGCATGGGCACCTCTGCCCCGGTCAGGTTGTAGGGGTGCGTATGGCAATGCTCGGTTGCAGGCTTATAGGGTTGGATAACCCCCAGAGGATTGACCAGCTTAAAAAACTGATCGTTTTTGTTGAGATGGACAGGTGTACCGCCGATGCGGTTGCCTATGTAACAGGTGTAAAGCTTGGGAGGCGCTCCCTGAAATTTACCGATTACGGGATCATGGCAGCCACCTTTTTAAACCTTGAGACAAATGAGGCATACAGGATAATATCAACCGAAGAGAGCCGTAATCTCACCTCCGAGTATGCCCCTGAGATAGACAAGAAGGTTCCCCAACAGATTGCCGCATATAAACGCATGCCTGACAAGGTTCTCTTCAGGGTGCAGAAGGTAAGGATACCATGCATGGACAATGAAATGCCCGGACCGACAAAAAAGAAGGCGGTCTGTGTAAAGTGCGGCCAGGTGGTTCGTGATGGTAAAGAGATCATGAAAGAGGGCAAGCCATATTGCAGGCCATGCTCTTCAGGTGCATATTTTACGGATCCGGTGGATATAAATATTGATGAGGTATGA
- a CDS encoding nucleotidyltransferase family protein translates to MTPKQFYDWQTAGGTDDVMRLVDCLERADLAWCAISGIAVNHWAVEAMVTQDVDLVVASESVDRTMKILEEAGFKSERFVWSINFRGHSKVSIQLSTEDFYKDFPSRAVPADIHGILMRVASLEDTLRGKIKAWRDEEKRQSKRLKDLGDIARLVESHPHLWDLLEPDLKEIIQKQ, encoded by the coding sequence ATGACACCAAAACAGTTTTATGATTGGCAAACAGCAGGCGGAACAGACGATGTCATGCGTTTGGTCGACTGCCTGGAGCGGGCAGATCTCGCATGGTGCGCGATTAGCGGTATTGCTGTCAACCATTGGGCTGTGGAAGCCATGGTTACGCAAGATGTTGATCTGGTTGTCGCTTCAGAATCAGTAGATCGTACAATGAAAATTCTCGAGGAAGCCGGATTCAAATCGGAACGATTTGTATGGTCAATTAATTTTAGGGGCCATTCAAAAGTCAGCATTCAGTTGAGTACAGAAGACTTCTACAAAGATTTTCCAAGCCGCGCCGTCCCCGCTGATATACACGGAATTCTTATGCGGGTTGCTTCTCTAGAAGATACATTGAGAGGTAAAATCAAAGCGTGGCGGGATGAAGAAAAAAGGCAAAGCAAGAGACTCAAGGACCTTGGAGATATCGCACGTCTGGTAGAGAGTCACCCTCACCTGTGGGATTTGCTTGAACCGGATTTGAAAGAGATTATTCAGAAACAGTAA